In a single window of the Mesorhizobium shangrilense genome:
- a CDS encoding hydantoinase/oxoprolinase family protein: MNASPSTLFLGIDTGGTYTDAVLWSEQPAGKGTVVAKAKALTTRHDLAVGISGAVEAVLANAAIDPSQIKLASMSTTLATNALVERQGGRVALIMIGFGAEDLARDGLKAALGDDPVVFCAGGHDVHGNAAALDLAALEQALPELAVNVSAFAVCAYFSTRNPEHEIAARDLIRSRTGLPVTASHELSSKLGGPRRALTTLLNARLISMIDRLVAATEGFLDGRGIRAPLMVVRGDGALVSAAFARQRPIETILSGPAASLVGARHMTGLDDAVVSDIGGTTTDVAVLDKGRPRLDPEGATVGGYRTMVEAVAMRTFGLGGDSEVALEDGALNPRILLGPRRVVPVSLAAVDHADAVIEALERHLRAPNAGRMDGRFAMRTGVPDRLAAGLNPAEGRLFELITAVPQPLDRLLSSNAQQATLHRLVARGLVHVVGFTPSDAAHTLGRQDNWNAVAGRMVAELFARRRDGRGQPIAETAEAISERVLAALTRLSAEVVLETAFEEDGLDGAATVAHALVQRAVDGHDGIARVSVWLDRPVIGLGASAPLHYAALPPLVGNKCIVPEDTDVANALGAVVGQVRVTAEALVSQPKEGLFRLSSGDQVRDFLDEGEALAAAEADVRGRASERAAEAGTDAAELTITRDIRTATVEGQRSFVEANIVATATGRPRVAV, translated from the coding sequence ATGAACGCTTCCCCCTCCACCCTCTTCCTCGGCATCGACACCGGCGGCACCTATACCGACGCGGTCCTGTGGTCGGAGCAGCCCGCAGGCAAGGGTACGGTCGTCGCCAAGGCGAAAGCGCTGACCACCCGGCACGATCTTGCCGTCGGCATTTCCGGCGCGGTCGAGGCCGTATTGGCGAACGCGGCGATCGATCCCTCCCAGATAAAGCTCGCCTCGATGTCGACGACGCTCGCCACCAACGCATTGGTCGAGCGGCAGGGCGGTCGCGTCGCGTTGATCATGATCGGCTTCGGCGCGGAAGACCTCGCGCGCGACGGACTGAAGGCCGCGCTGGGCGACGATCCCGTGGTCTTCTGCGCTGGCGGTCATGATGTGCACGGCAATGCTGCGGCGCTCGATCTGGCGGCGCTGGAACAGGCATTGCCCGAGCTTGCGGTCAACGTTTCGGCCTTCGCCGTCTGCGCCTATTTCTCGACGCGCAACCCCGAGCACGAAATAGCCGCCCGTGATCTGATCCGCAGCCGCACCGGCCTGCCCGTCACGGCGAGCCACGAGCTTTCCTCGAAATTGGGCGGCCCGCGCCGGGCGCTGACCACGCTGCTCAACGCCCGGCTGATCTCGATGATCGATCGGCTCGTCGCTGCGACCGAGGGCTTTTTGGATGGACGCGGCATTCGCGCACCGCTCATGGTGGTGCGTGGCGATGGCGCGCTCGTCTCGGCAGCCTTCGCCCGCCAGCGGCCGATCGAGACGATCCTCTCCGGCCCCGCCGCCAGTCTGGTAGGGGCGCGGCACATGACCGGGCTCGACGATGCGGTCGTCTCGGACATCGGAGGCACGACGACCGACGTCGCCGTACTCGACAAGGGACGGCCGCGGCTGGACCCGGAAGGCGCTACTGTCGGTGGCTATCGCACCATGGTCGAGGCCGTCGCGATGCGCACCTTCGGTCTGGGCGGCGACTCGGAAGTGGCTCTGGAAGACGGTGCGTTGAACCCGAGGATCCTGCTGGGGCCGCGTCGGGTTGTGCCCGTCTCGCTGGCCGCAGTCGACCACGCGGATGCCGTCATCGAGGCGCTGGAGCGCCACCTCCGCGCGCCCAATGCCGGCCGCATGGACGGCCGCTTCGCCATGCGCACGGGCGTGCCGGACCGGCTGGCCGCCGGCTTGAACCCTGCGGAAGGCAGGCTTTTCGAGCTGATCACCGCCGTCCCCCAGCCGCTCGACAGGCTGCTGTCGTCGAACGCCCAGCAGGCAACGTTGCATCGTCTTGTTGCCCGCGGGCTGGTCCATGTCGTGGGCTTCACGCCGTCGGATGCGGCCCATACCCTGGGCAGGCAGGATAATTGGAATGCCGTCGCCGGCCGCATGGTCGCCGAACTCTTCGCGCGCCGCCGTGACGGTCGGGGACAGCCGATCGCTGAAACCGCGGAGGCCATCAGCGAGCGGGTGCTCGCTGCTCTCACCAGGCTTTCGGCCGAGGTCGTGCTCGAAACCGCGTTCGAGGAGGACGGACTCGATGGCGCCGCAACCGTGGCGCACGCGCTGGTTCAGCGGGCGGTGGACGGCCACGACGGCATCGCTCGCGTTTCGGTCTGGCTCGATCGCCCGGTGATCGGGCTAGGCGCATCCGCGCCGCTGCATTATGCGGCGCTGCCGCCGCTGGTGGGCAACAAGTGCATCGTGCCGGAGGATACCGACGTCGCCAATGCGCTGGGCGCCGTTGTCGGCCAGGTGCGGGTCACGGCGGAGGCGTTGGTCAGCCAGCCGAAGGAGGGCCTGTTCAGGCTTTCCTCCGGCGATCAGGTTCGCGACTTCCTCGACGAAGGCGAGGCACTTGCTGCGGCGGAGGCCGATGTGCGCGGGCGTGCATCGGAACGCGCCGCCGAGGCCGGCACGGATGCCGCCGAATTGACCATCACCCGCGACATCCGCACGGCGACCGTCGAAGGCCAGCGCAGCTTCGTCGAGGCGAATATCGTGGCGACGGCGACCGGTCGTCCGCGCGTGGCGGTGTGA
- a CDS encoding ABC transporter ATP-binding protein: MADILTVSQLDCFYGEVQVLHGLSLNLRRGEVLCLLGRNGAGKTTALKAIMGLLPARAGSIRLGDKELTKLPAHEVPRAGIAYVPQGRRLFSEMTVAENIEIGLMTRNKGKATRDAVLDLFPVLRERLKQRSGTLSGGEQQMLAMARALCVEPEVLLLDEPTEGLMPSMIARIRETVGKLRERGVSTILVEQRVDAVLPVADRVAFIENGRNRETVEVERLREDHALIKRYVGVG; encoded by the coding sequence ATGGCTGACATCCTCACCGTCTCGCAACTGGACTGCTTCTACGGCGAAGTGCAAGTGCTGCATGGCCTGTCGTTGAACCTGCGGCGGGGGGAGGTTCTCTGTCTGCTGGGGCGCAACGGGGCGGGCAAGACCACCGCACTCAAGGCGATCATGGGGCTGCTTCCGGCGCGCGCCGGCTCGATCCGGCTGGGCGACAAGGAACTGACCAAACTGCCGGCCCACGAGGTCCCGAGGGCCGGCATCGCCTATGTGCCGCAGGGGCGCCGACTGTTCTCCGAGATGACGGTGGCGGAAAACATCGAGATCGGCCTGATGACCCGCAACAAGGGCAAGGCGACGCGGGATGCCGTGCTCGATCTCTTCCCCGTCCTGCGCGAGCGGCTGAAGCAGCGTTCGGGCACGCTTTCCGGCGGCGAGCAGCAGATGCTGGCGATGGCGCGCGCGCTCTGTGTGGAGCCGGAGGTGCTTCTGCTCGACGAACCGACCGAGGGCCTGATGCCATCGATGATCGCCAGGATCCGCGAGACGGTCGGCAAACTGCGGGAGCGGGGCGTCTCGACGATCCTGGTCGAACAGCGCGTCGACGCGGTGCTGCCGGTCGCCGACCGCGTCGCCTTCATCGAGAACGGCCGCAACCGCGAGACGGTCGAGGTGGAGCGGCTGCGGGAGGATCACGCGCTGATCAAGCGGTATGTGGGGGTGGGGTAG
- a CDS encoding ABC transporter ATP-binding protein has translation MNADETRPLLVTSGLGRSFGGLKAVDSVDFTVMPGEVRAIIGPNGAGKTTFVSLVCGRIAPSAGRIEFRGEDITRLPAHQRVRRGIAYTFQITSVFANLAAFDNVALAAERALLDASGEKRGPRALEARTLEALHRTGLEDRRDTRAGALSYGHQRLLEVAMGLALKPRLLILDEPTQGLSDAEIENFIGLIRDIAKTATVLLIEHNMPVVMALADRITVFDAGRVLADGTPEAIRANADVQRAYLGGSGHG, from the coding sequence GTGAACGCCGACGAGACAAGGCCTTTGCTGGTCACCTCCGGCCTCGGTCGCAGCTTCGGCGGGCTGAAGGCGGTCGATTCCGTCGACTTCACAGTCATGCCCGGGGAAGTGCGCGCCATCATCGGCCCCAACGGCGCCGGCAAGACGACCTTCGTCAGCCTGGTGTGCGGACGCATCGCGCCGAGCGCCGGACGCATCGAGTTCCGAGGCGAGGACATCACGCGGCTTCCCGCGCACCAGCGGGTTCGCAGGGGCATCGCCTATACGTTCCAGATCACCAGCGTCTTCGCCAACCTGGCCGCTTTCGACAATGTCGCGCTGGCTGCTGAGCGTGCGCTGCTCGATGCTTCCGGCGAAAAGCGCGGCCCCCGTGCGCTCGAGGCCAGGACGCTGGAGGCGCTGCATCGCACCGGGTTAGAGGATCGCCGCGACACGCGCGCCGGCGCACTCTCCTACGGCCATCAGCGCCTGCTCGAGGTCGCCATGGGACTGGCGCTGAAGCCGCGCCTCCTGATCCTCGACGAGCCGACGCAGGGTCTCTCCGATGCCGAGATAGAGAACTTCATCGGGCTCATCCGCGACATTGCGAAGACCGCCACCGTGCTGCTGATTGAACACAACATGCCCGTCGTCATGGCGCTGGCCGATCGGATCACGGTGTTCGACGCCGGCCGGGTTCTTGCCGACGGAACGCCGGAGGCGATCCGCGCCAACGCCGACGTGCAGCGCGCGTATCTGGGGGGCAGCGGCCATGGCTGA
- a CDS encoding branched-chain amino acid ABC transporter permease, giving the protein MSGSKSLALHAGAIALLFALNFVLPEYHHGVFARVMVLAVFAMGYNFLFGYAGLLSLGHAMFFAAGMYGAGLTMLHLGWSAPVGFVAGVASGAVLAVGIGLLALRTTGVAFMIVTMMFAQVIYLTILYFSQWTRGDEGLVLDRQLRSFDIGGLHVDLADPATRYMTALLLFSVVLLITLRFVSAPFGRVLVAIRENEMRTTMLGYDVFANKLGAVIVSGAICAAAGAAYALLFGHVGATFASVQYSILPLLWVLLGGAATTLGPIVGTLFMYYVVDITSGYTSAYLLIVGVALIGLVLFFPKGVLGTARDRWARWLP; this is encoded by the coding sequence ATGAGCGGATCGAAGAGCCTTGCCCTGCACGCGGGCGCGATTGCGCTGTTGTTCGCGCTGAATTTCGTGCTGCCGGAGTATCATCATGGCGTGTTCGCGCGGGTCATGGTGCTCGCCGTCTTCGCCATGGGCTACAATTTCCTCTTCGGCTACGCAGGGCTGCTGAGCCTTGGCCACGCCATGTTCTTCGCCGCCGGCATGTATGGCGCGGGATTGACCATGCTGCATCTGGGCTGGAGCGCCCCCGTCGGCTTTGTCGCCGGCGTGGCGTCTGGCGCCGTCCTCGCCGTGGGCATCGGGCTTCTGGCGCTGCGCACGACCGGCGTGGCCTTCATGATCGTGACCATGATGTTCGCGCAGGTGATCTACCTGACGATCCTCTATTTCAGCCAGTGGACGCGTGGCGACGAGGGCCTCGTGCTCGACCGCCAGCTGCGCAGCTTCGACATAGGCGGGCTGCATGTCGATCTCGCCGACCCGGCGACGCGCTACATGACCGCGCTCTTGCTGTTCTCGGTGGTTCTGTTGATCACGCTGCGCTTCGTCTCGGCCCCGTTCGGCCGCGTTCTGGTGGCGATCCGCGAGAACGAGATGCGTACGACGATGCTGGGATACGACGTCTTCGCCAACAAGCTGGGGGCGGTCATCGTTTCGGGGGCGATCTGCGCGGCCGCGGGAGCGGCCTATGCGCTGCTGTTCGGCCATGTCGGCGCGACGTTCGCCTCGGTGCAGTATTCGATCCTGCCGCTGCTCTGGGTGTTGCTGGGCGGCGCGGCGACGACGCTGGGGCCGATCGTGGGCACCCTGTTCATGTATTATGTCGTCGACATCACCAGCGGTTACACCAGCGCCTACCTGCTGATCGTCGGCGTCGCGCTTATCGGGCTCGTGCTGTTCTTCCCCAAGGGCGTGCTCGGCACGGCGAGGGACCGCTGGGCAAGGTGGCTGCCGTGA
- a CDS encoding branched-chain amino acid ABC transporter permease has protein sequence MSFGPHLFLASLEGLVTAAVLALTALGLSLVFGVMRIVNVAHGEFFMLGAVIAWWVASLLGGHPAVGFLAALIISPLIVGAIAFAAERLVLRRLEYNPEATIVATIGLLYILQQLALSLYGADARPVEAPFNYRVLLPWFGYSGYKLAVIAASALLILATWLVLTRTRIGLVMRATQYDRETAQAFGIPVDRVYGGVFALGAMLAAVAAVLIVPIQQAHYLMGRDPLLLSFIVVIIGGLGSLRGTLIAALLIGLSDGIISVFFSPTLAKMIATLLVALVLVFRPTGLFGTAVK, from the coding sequence ATGTCCTTCGGTCCCCACCTCTTCCTAGCCTCCCTCGAAGGCCTCGTCACAGCCGCTGTGCTGGCGCTGACGGCGCTCGGCCTGTCGCTGGTCTTCGGCGTCATGCGCATCGTCAATGTCGCGCATGGCGAGTTCTTCATGCTGGGCGCCGTCATCGCCTGGTGGGTGGCGTCGCTGCTCGGCGGACATCCGGCCGTAGGTTTTCTGGCCGCGCTGATAATCAGCCCGCTGATCGTCGGAGCCATCGCTTTCGCGGCGGAGCGGCTCGTGTTGCGTCGCCTCGAATACAACCCCGAGGCCACGATCGTCGCCACCATCGGCCTTCTCTACATCCTGCAGCAGCTGGCGCTGTCCCTCTATGGGGCGGACGCGAGGCCCGTCGAGGCCCCGTTCAACTATCGCGTCCTGCTGCCCTGGTTCGGCTATTCCGGCTACAAGCTCGCCGTCATCGCCGCGTCGGCGCTGCTCATCCTCGCGACCTGGCTGGTTCTGACGCGCACCCGCATCGGCCTCGTCATGCGCGCCACGCAATATGACCGGGAGACCGCGCAGGCCTTCGGCATTCCGGTCGACCGCGTCTATGGCGGCGTCTTCGCGCTGGGCGCGATGCTGGCGGCCGTGGCCGCCGTGCTGATCGTGCCCATCCAGCAGGCCCACTACCTAATGGGCCGCGACCCGCTGCTGCTCTCCTTCATCGTCGTCATCATCGGTGGGCTGGGGTCGTTGCGCGGCACGCTGATCGCGGCGCTGCTGATCGGCCTTTCCGACGGCATCATCTCCGTCTTCTTCTCGCCGACGCTGGCCAAGATGATCGCAACGCTGCTGGTTGCCCTGGTCCTCGTCTTTCGCCCGACTGGGCTGTTCGGCACGGCAGTCAAATGA
- a CDS encoding type II toxin-antitoxin system RelE/ParE family toxin, which yields MRIRWTPEAEADRLEIFEYVAAHDPAAADRLNATFDRAIDRIRRFPLSAREGKLIGSRELIPHPSYRIVYEIRSDTIWIAAIFHTARRWPPIAGEDA from the coding sequence GTGAGGATACGTTGGACGCCCGAAGCAGAGGCGGATCGCCTGGAGATATTCGAGTATGTTGCCGCCCATGATCCCGCTGCGGCTGACAGGCTGAACGCTACATTCGACCGAGCGATAGATCGAATTAGGCGGTTTCCCCTTTCTGCGCGCGAGGGGAAATTGATAGGTAGCCGGGAACTCATCCCTCATCCGAGCTACCGGATCGTCTATGAGATCCGCAGCGATACGATCTGGATTGCAGCGATCTTCCACACCGCCCGCCGGTGGCCGCCGATCGCTGGCGAGGATGCATAA
- a CDS encoding antitoxin of toxin-antitoxin stability system yields MAKEAVFTMKLEPELREAFMAAAAAADRPASQIVREFMRDYVEESIRRLDYDDYYRRKIERARRSIDAGIGRSDEEVRTEFAARVAALRGASRKTA; encoded by the coding sequence ATGGCCAAGGAAGCCGTCTTCACGATGAAGCTGGAGCCTGAATTGCGCGAGGCGTTCATGGCGGCTGCTGCAGCCGCCGATCGGCCGGCGTCGCAGATCGTGCGCGAATTCATGCGCGATTATGTCGAGGAAAGCATCCGTCGACTTGATTATGATGACTACTACAGGCGCAAGATTGAAAGAGCGCGCCGTTCCATCGATGCGGGCATTGGCCGGTCTGATGAAGAGGTGCGCACCGAATTTGCCGCTCGTGTTGCAGCTCTTCGCGGCGCAAGTAGGAAGACCGCGTGA
- a CDS encoding ABC transporter substrate-binding protein, protein MTDTRDRTSLSNAKVSRRTALAGLGATAAIGMAPGYVRYAQAQSSAPIKIGFQAHRTGIGAAYGRWYERTTAAAVKKINDAGGINGRPIEIITEDDGTDPARGAEVVGKFATQHKCDLVYGTLFSHVVMGSAPTAGELKIPYYVVSEGYHVASGKMNRWCLQPGITDVRSQVTSVAPWMAANLGKKVTMIYPDYAFGYDHRDYLPPALKAQGADVLAQIAIPPTESSFTKYLPQIPTDTEVLYHVMVGPAVLTFVKELGEFYGSSGPQLFGFIDSLEAVDINSPGLEFLGGSHFWEGSPRYAQANDSEAQKAYREAVGIDDNGASKDDPKDVSTAAHMFGCWETLYVIKKAMEDSGYKDPEDRAKLVEATEALTEFKDGPEHPQGDKVFNGKIHQVFGHQNISKLESGKLTVVHRTSIEDGMYEPEGDYTTMPL, encoded by the coding sequence ATGACCGATACGCGTGACAGGACCAGCCTTTCGAATGCGAAGGTGAGCCGCCGCACCGCTCTGGCGGGACTTGGGGCGACCGCCGCCATCGGCATGGCGCCGGGCTACGTGCGCTATGCCCAGGCGCAGAGTTCTGCGCCGATCAAGATCGGCTTCCAGGCCCATCGCACCGGCATCGGCGCCGCCTATGGCCGCTGGTACGAGCGCACGACGGCGGCGGCCGTGAAGAAGATCAACGACGCCGGCGGCATCAACGGGCGGCCGATCGAGATCATCACCGAGGATGACGGCACCGACCCGGCACGCGGCGCCGAGGTGGTCGGCAAGTTTGCCACGCAGCACAAGTGCGACCTCGTCTACGGCACGCTGTTCAGCCATGTCGTGATGGGTTCGGCGCCGACCGCCGGCGAGCTCAAGATCCCCTACTACGTGGTCAGCGAGGGCTATCACGTCGCTTCCGGCAAGATGAACCGCTGGTGCCTGCAGCCGGGCATCACCGACGTGCGCTCGCAGGTGACGTCGGTGGCGCCCTGGATGGCGGCGAATCTCGGCAAGAAGGTCACCATGATCTATCCGGACTACGCCTTCGGCTACGACCACCGGGACTACCTGCCGCCGGCGTTGAAGGCGCAGGGTGCGGACGTGCTTGCGCAGATCGCCATTCCGCCGACGGAAAGCTCCTTCACGAAATATCTCCCGCAGATTCCGACGGACACGGAAGTGCTCTACCACGTCATGGTCGGCCCCGCGGTGCTCACCTTCGTCAAGGAACTCGGCGAGTTCTACGGTTCCTCCGGCCCGCAGCTTTTCGGCTTCATCGACAGCCTCGAGGCCGTCGACATCAACAGCCCGGGGCTGGAATTCCTGGGCGGCAGCCATTTCTGGGAGGGCTCGCCCCGCTACGCGCAGGCGAACGACTCGGAAGCGCAGAAGGCCTACCGCGAGGCCGTCGGCATCGACGACAACGGCGCTTCCAAGGACGACCCGAAGGACGTCTCGACCGCCGCCCACATGTTCGGCTGCTGGGAGACGCTCTACGTCATCAAGAAGGCGATGGAGGACAGCGGCTACAAGGACCCCGAGGACCGCGCCAAGCTGGTCGAGGCGACCGAGGCGCTGACCGAGTTCAAGGATGGACCGGAGCATCCCCAGGGCGACAAGGTCTTCAACGGCAAGATCCACCAAGTCTTCGGCCACCAGAATATTTCGAAGCTCGAGAGCGGCAAGCTGACGGTCGTGCACCGGACCTCGATCGAGGACGGCATGTACGAGCCCGAGGGCGACTACACGACGATGCCGCTGTAG
- the pncB gene encoding nicotinate phosphoribosyltransferase: MAQTDIARRVYNHTWKLDPIIRSLLDTDFYKLLMLQMIWGMYPEVDATFSLINRSPVRLADEIDEGELRAQLDHARTLRMSKKEMIWLAGNTFYGRKQIFEPEFLAWLEDFQLPEYELEKRNGQYELHFHGKWKYTTMWEIPALGIINELRSRAAMKGFGPFELDVLYARAKAKMWAKTEQLRQLPGIRISDFGTRRRHSFLWQRWCVEALKEGIGEAFTGTSNVLLAMDTDLEALGTNAHELPMVLGALARNETELRAAPYSVLQDWQRYYGGNLLIVLPDAFGTAAFLRDAPDWVADWTGFRPDSAPPIEGGERIIDWWRKRGKDPRKKLLIFSDGLDVDTIIETYRHFEGKVRMSFGWGTNLTNDFEDCAPVETDGLKAISLVCKVTEANGRPAVKLSDNPEKATGDLKEIERYIRIFGDEARVAHKVFV, encoded by the coding sequence ATGGCCCAGACTGACATCGCCAGGCGCGTCTACAACCATACATGGAAGCTCGATCCCATCATCCGCAGCCTGCTGGACACGGACTTCTACAAGCTGCTGATGCTGCAGATGATCTGGGGCATGTATCCGGAGGTCGACGCCACCTTCTCCCTGATCAATCGCAGCCCGGTCAGGCTGGCCGACGAGATCGACGAAGGGGAGTTGCGCGCTCAGCTCGACCATGCGCGCACGCTCCGCATGTCGAAGAAGGAGATGATCTGGCTGGCCGGCAACACCTTTTACGGCCGCAAGCAGATCTTCGAGCCGGAGTTCCTCGCCTGGCTGGAGGACTTCCAGCTCCCGGAATACGAGCTGGAGAAGCGGAACGGTCAGTACGAGCTGCATTTCCACGGCAAGTGGAAGTACACCACGATGTGGGAGATCCCGGCGCTCGGCATCATCAACGAACTGCGCTCGCGTGCCGCCATGAAAGGTTTTGGGCCGTTCGAACTCGATGTGCTCTACGCGCGCGCCAAGGCCAAGATGTGGGCCAAGACCGAGCAGCTGCGGCAACTGCCGGGCATCCGCATTTCAGACTTTGGCACGCGGCGTCGCCACAGCTTCCTTTGGCAGCGCTGGTGCGTGGAGGCGTTGAAGGAGGGCATAGGCGAGGCCTTTACGGGAACCAGCAATGTGCTGCTCGCCATGGACACCGATCTCGAGGCGCTGGGCACCAATGCACACGAGCTGCCGATGGTGCTGGGCGCGCTGGCCAGGAACGAGACCGAGCTGCGCGCCGCACCCTATAGCGTCCTGCAGGACTGGCAGCGCTACTATGGCGGCAACCTGCTCATCGTGCTCCCCGATGCGTTCGGCACCGCGGCCTTCCTGCGCGACGCGCCCGACTGGGTGGCGGACTGGACCGGGTTCCGCCCGGACAGCGCACCTCCGATCGAGGGCGGCGAAAGGATCATCGACTGGTGGCGCAAGAGGGGAAAAGATCCGCGCAAGAAGCTGCTGATCTTCTCCGACGGGCTGGATGTCGACACCATCATCGAGACCTACCGGCATTTCGAGGGCAAGGTGCGCATGTCGTTCGGCTGGGGCACCAATCTCACCAACGACTTCGAGGATTGCGCGCCCGTCGAGACCGACGGCCTGAAGGCCATCTCGCTGGTCTGCAAGGTGACGGAAGCGAACGGCCGGCCGGCCGTGAAGCTGTCGGACAATCCCGAGAAGGCGACGGGCGACCTGAAGGAAATCGAGCGCTACATCCGCATCTTCGGCGACGAGGCCCGCGTGGCTCACAAGGTCTTTGTGTAA